From a region of the Streptomyces sp. NBC_01454 genome:
- a CDS encoding HAD family hydrolase encodes MAAHPLTVGFDLDMTLIDSRPGIKAAYQELSARTGTFVDAEAAVTRLGPPLEQEVRRWFPEERVTEISALYRALYPQHAIEATTVMPGAREALAAVRAAGGRAIVVTAKYEPNAQLHMAHLDLAPDAVIGSLWAEAKAEALRAHGARIYVGDHTGDVRGAHTAGALSVAVATGPCDAHELRAAGAEVLLGDLTEFPSWLDRYVAEGADGAGGADASAGACA; translated from the coding sequence ATGGCTGCGCACCCCCTGACGGTCGGATTCGACCTCGACATGACGCTGATCGACTCCCGCCCCGGCATCAAGGCCGCCTATCAGGAGCTGTCCGCCAGGACCGGCACCTTCGTCGACGCCGAGGCCGCGGTGACCCGGCTGGGCCCGCCGCTGGAGCAGGAGGTCCGCCGGTGGTTCCCCGAGGAGCGGGTCACGGAGATCAGCGCGCTCTACCGCGCGCTCTACCCGCAGCACGCGATCGAGGCCACCACGGTCATGCCCGGCGCCCGCGAGGCCCTCGCCGCGGTGCGTGCGGCAGGGGGACGGGCGATCGTGGTGACCGCCAAATACGAACCGAACGCCCAGCTGCACATGGCGCACCTGGATCTCGCGCCGGACGCCGTCATCGGCTCCCTGTGGGCGGAGGCCAAGGCGGAGGCGCTGCGCGCGCACGGGGCGCGGATCTACGTCGGCGACCACACCGGGGACGTCCGGGGCGCGCACACCGCGGGTGCGCTGTCCGTCGCCGTCGCCACCGGCCCGTGCGACGCGCACGAGCTGCGGGCCGCCGGCGCGGAGGTGCTGCTCGGCGATCTGACGGAATTCCCGTCGTGGCTGGATCGCTACGTCGCGGAAGGGGCCGATGGGGCGGGCGGGGCGGATGCGTCGGCGGGGGCCTGCGCCTGA